A region from the uncultured Macellibacteroides sp. genome encodes:
- a CDS encoding Crp/Fnr family transcriptional regulator: MEDYKLFSIPLFSGIQADKQGPFLAGLDYSVSSFRKGEIVVHAGDLCKHLYLLLKGKVKTEMVDRSGAALRIETIAASRPIASAFLFGENNRFPVNVTVLEDSMIMMVTRDSVMLSLLNNEVFLKNFLQFSASCMLCLTDKLRLLSCKTIRTRLIFYLLERVGNNSSDLILEETQQELSEHFGVTRPALAKVLYELVEEGLIMQERRQIRILNKQALRREIL; this comes from the coding sequence ATGGAAGATTACAAGTTGTTTTCTATTCCTCTATTTTCTGGAATACAGGCAGATAAGCAAGGACCCTTTCTGGCTGGTCTGGATTATTCTGTTTCATCATTCAGAAAGGGTGAAATAGTAGTGCATGCCGGCGATCTATGCAAGCATCTCTACCTTTTACTTAAAGGAAAGGTGAAAACTGAAATGGTTGATCGTTCCGGAGCAGCACTTCGTATAGAAACCATTGCAGCCTCTCGTCCGATTGCTTCCGCATTTTTATTTGGTGAGAATAACCGTTTTCCTGTGAATGTAACCGTACTGGAAGATTCAATGATTATGATGGTAACCCGCGATTCGGTTATGTTATCTTTGTTGAATAATGAGGTTTTTCTGAAAAATTTCCTTCAGTTTAGTGCTTCCTGCATGCTTTGTCTGACGGATAAACTGAGGCTCCTTTCCTGTAAAACCATTCGTACCCGACTGATATTTTATTTGTTGGAAAGGGTTGGAAACAACTCGTCCGATTTAATTCTGGAAGAAACTCAGCAAGAACTCTCCGAACATTTTGGGGTAACCAGACCAGCTCTTGCAAAAGTGCTTTACGAGCTTGTAGAGGAGGGTCTTATCATGCAGGAACGAAGGCAGATTCGTATCCTGAATAAACAGGCTTTAAGACGCGAAATTCTGTAA
- the nrfH gene encoding cytochrome c nitrite reductase small subunit, with amino-acid sequence MKLTKFIDKILPSRRWKIYAILFFGVVCGLGFYTVYASRAASYLSDNPSTCVNCHIMSPFYATWNHSSHARNATCNDCHVPQDNVFRKYYFKGKDGMRHASIFAIRGEKQVIQAIDESATVIMENCIRCHTQLNTELVKTGRMNYDMVKAGEGKACWDCHRDIPHGGTNSLSSTPNALVPYPKSDTPEWLKKLLSEQ; translated from the coding sequence ATGAAGTTAACCAAATTCATTGATAAGATTCTCCCTTCGAGACGATGGAAGATTTATGCCATCCTGTTTTTTGGTGTTGTCTGCGGACTAGGATTCTACACCGTGTACGCCTCCAGGGCTGCCAGTTATCTGTCCGATAATCCCTCCACGTGTGTAAACTGCCATATCATGTCGCCTTTTTATGCCACCTGGAATCACAGTTCGCACGCCAGAAATGCCACATGCAACGATTGTCATGTACCCCAGGACAATGTTTTCCGCAAATATTACTTTAAAGGCAAAGATGGTATGCGTCATGCCTCGATTTTTGCGATACGAGGCGAAAAACAGGTTATTCAGGCAATCGACGAGAGTGCCACAGTGATAATGGAAAACTGTATACGCTGTCATACGCAGCTAAATACCGAACTGGTAAAAACAGGCCGGATGAACTACGATATGGTGAAAGCCGGCGAAGGAAAAGCCTGCTGGGATTGCCACAGGGACATTCCGCACGGAGGGACCAATAGTTTATCTTCTACCCCAAACGCCTTGGTACCTTATCCTAAATCGGATACCCCGGAATGGCTAAAAAAATTACTATCCGAACAATAA
- the nrfA gene encoding ammonia-forming cytochrome c nitrite reductase: protein MENKIKSWQGWLLFAGSMIVVFILGMLASSINERRAEIVTIFNNKKTDIKGIESRNEVFADNYPREYNTWLQTADTSFRSEFNGNQMVDVLAQRPNMVILWAGYAFSKDYSTPRGHMHAIEDIVHTLRTGAPVSDTDGPQPATCWSCKSPDVPRMMQAVGVENFYKAKWGAMGSEIVNPIGCADCHEPEKMNLQISRPALIEAFERQGRDIKQASLQEMRSLVCAQCHVEYFFKGEGKYLTFPWDKGMTVETMETYYDENEYADYTHSLSKAPMLKAQHPDYELSQMGIHAQRGVACADCHMPYMSEGGVKFSDHHIQSPLAMIDRTCQVCHRETEETLRNNVYDRQRKANEIRNRLESELATAHIEAKFAWEKGATEAQMKPVLKALRAAQWRWDFAVASHGGAFHAPQEFQRILAHGLDNAMQARIATTKVLASLGFTGDVPLPDISTKGKAQAYIGLDMASEKQLKDEFIKTIVPEWLKKAKENNRLKDKN, encoded by the coding sequence ATGGAAAATAAAATAAAATCATGGCAAGGCTGGCTTCTGTTTGCAGGAAGCATGATCGTCGTTTTTATATTGGGGATGCTGGCCTCGTCTATCAACGAACGGCGAGCCGAAATTGTTACCATATTCAATAACAAGAAGACAGACATCAAGGGTATCGAATCAAGAAACGAAGTATTTGCCGACAATTATCCGCGGGAATACAATACCTGGCTGCAAACAGCAGATACAAGCTTCCGCAGCGAGTTTAACGGAAATCAAATGGTGGATGTACTGGCTCAGCGGCCCAACATGGTAATCCTTTGGGCTGGTTATGCCTTTTCCAAGGATTATTCCACACCCCGCGGACATATGCACGCCATAGAAGATATAGTTCATACGCTGCGAACCGGAGCACCTGTGTCCGACACAGACGGACCTCAGCCTGCCACCTGCTGGAGCTGTAAAAGTCCGGACGTTCCTCGTATGATGCAGGCTGTTGGCGTCGAAAACTTTTATAAAGCCAAATGGGGAGCCATGGGAAGCGAAATTGTTAATCCCATAGGATGTGCCGATTGCCATGAACCCGAAAAGATGAATCTGCAGATAAGCAGACCGGCGCTGATTGAAGCCTTCGAAAGACAGGGACGGGATATCAAGCAAGCCTCTTTGCAGGAAATGCGTTCGCTGGTATGCGCGCAATGTCACGTGGAATATTTCTTTAAGGGAGAAGGGAAATACCTCACCTTCCCATGGGACAAGGGAATGACCGTCGAAACCATGGAAACCTATTACGACGAAAACGAATATGCCGACTACACCCATTCGCTAAGCAAAGCACCCATGCTTAAAGCACAGCATCCCGACTATGAATTATCACAAATGGGTATACATGCCCAGCGCGGAGTGGCTTGCGCCGATTGTCACATGCCTTACATGAGCGAAGGAGGTGTGAAGTTCAGCGACCATCATATCCAAAGTCCGCTTGCCATGATTGACCGCACTTGTCAGGTTTGCCACAGGGAAACCGAAGAAACACTGCGAAACAATGTATACGACCGTCAGCGAAAGGCCAATGAAATACGCAACCGTCTTGAATCCGAACTGGCAACCGCCCATATTGAAGCGAAGTTTGCCTGGGAAAAGGGAGCAACCGAAGCACAAATGAAACCGGTACTGAAAGCACTTCGGGCAGCCCAGTGGCGTTGGGATTTTGCGGTAGCCTCGCACGGAGGAGCCTTTCATGCACCTCAGGAGTTTCAGCGGATACTCGCACACGGACTAGATAACGCCATGCAGGCCCGCATAGCAACTACCAAAGTACTTGCCAGCTTAGGCTTTACAGGCGATGTTCCTTTGCCGGACATCTCAACCAAGGGCAAAGCACAGGCCTATATCGGTCTGGATATGGCAAGTGAAAAACAGCTGAAAGACGAATTCATAAAAACAATAGTCCCCGAATGGCTAAAAAAAGCAAAGGAAAATAACCGACTAAAAGATAAAAACTAA
- a CDS encoding cytochrome c biogenesis protein ResB, with translation MWKHPWGYMEGAVICFGLFITGTILQLTVGPVNTILFQFPVNLIFAGIYWVCMLIMHLNKKRSAIIRWLSGMEASLTAIGAFLLMVLIMGLNKQTPIPSDIHSDGIVADIGFRQLTSSWSFLLIFLYMVTILLLTTLRKGLKFKRANIGFLLNHIGLSVVLWGAILGSGDIQRLHMVAQTGNPEWRASDAMGKISELPLAIQLEQFTIDEYPPKVMVIDNFTGVSLPNGKPEMLSMENDSLSGKLLDWQLTGSKYLSRAAWIQGKYVPYRNEGATAALYVKAKNLKSGTQKEGWISYGSFMFPHQALELDSGKSLVMPPCEPKRFASIVTVFTKEGKSIPATIEVNKPLKVNGWKIFLLGYDESMGRWSKTCTFELVKDPWIPVVYTGIIMMLAGALHLFLFTKTRRKKI, from the coding sequence ATGTGGAAACATCCGTGGGGATATATGGAGGGAGCTGTAATCTGTTTCGGCCTGTTTATAACCGGAACAATCTTGCAACTTACAGTAGGACCGGTAAACACTATCCTCTTTCAATTCCCGGTTAATCTTATTTTTGCAGGAATTTATTGGGTGTGTATGCTTATCATGCACCTGAACAAGAAACGCAGCGCCATCATCCGGTGGCTATCCGGCATGGAAGCCAGTCTAACTGCCATCGGAGCATTTCTGCTTATGGTCTTGATAATGGGACTAAACAAGCAGACTCCGATTCCATCCGACATACACTCCGATGGGATAGTGGCAGATATAGGATTCCGTCAACTCACCTCATCCTGGTCCTTTCTGCTTATCTTTCTTTACATGGTTACCATTCTTTTGCTCACCACACTCCGGAAAGGACTTAAATTCAAGCGCGCCAACATTGGATTTCTGCTAAACCACATCGGACTGTCTGTTGTACTCTGGGGAGCGATACTGGGTAGCGGAGACATCCAGCGGTTACATATGGTTGCACAAACAGGCAATCCCGAATGGAGAGCATCCGACGCGATGGGAAAAATAAGCGAACTTCCGCTTGCCATTCAGCTGGAACAGTTTACCATAGACGAGTATCCGCCCAAAGTAATGGTTATCGATAACTTTACAGGCGTAAGTCTCCCGAATGGAAAACCAGAGATGCTTTCCATGGAAAACGATTCGCTGAGCGGTAAACTGCTGGACTGGCAACTTACCGGAAGCAAGTATTTGTCCAGGGCCGCCTGGATACAGGGAAAATATGTTCCCTATCGGAACGAAGGAGCCACCGCCGCCCTGTACGTAAAAGCCAAAAACCTGAAGTCGGGCACCCAAAAAGAAGGATGGATCAGCTACGGAAGCTTTATGTTTCCACATCAAGCCCTGGAGCTGGATAGTGGAAAAAGTCTGGTGATGCCTCCATGCGAACCAAAACGATTCGCCTCCATTGTTACCGTATTTACAAAAGAGGGCAAAAGTATTCCGGCAACCATCGAAGTAAACAAACCCCTCAAAGTAAACGGATGGAAAATATTCCTGCTGGGCTACGACGAATCCATGGGCAGATGGAGTAAGACATGTACTTTCGAGCTTGTAAAAGACCCCTGGATTCCGGTTGTTTACACGGGCATTATCATGATGCTTGCCGGAGCTTTGCATCTGTTTCTTTTCACAAAAACAAGGAGAAAAAAGATATGA
- the ccsA gene encoding cytochrome c biogenesis protein CcsA, which translates to MTWDYFGWIVLASSLCWTAGALIAWKGMSRPLAVGITASGILLFFLFIIGLWISLERPPLRTLGETRLWYSFFLPLVGLITYIRWNYRWILSFSTLMAIVFCVINLLKPEIHNKTLMPALQSPWFAPHVIVYMFAYAVLGAAFLVALYLLWKQKNKSAASKYMELSDNLVYVGIAFLTIGMLFGAIWAKEAWGHYWSWDPKETWAAATWLGYLLYIHLRKHQPESHTAALGIVIFAFVLLQICWFGINYLPAAQGSSIHVYNM; encoded by the coding sequence ATGACCTGGGATTATTTCGGTTGGATTGTGCTGGCATCATCCCTTTGCTGGACAGCAGGAGCCCTCATTGCCTGGAAGGGTATGAGCCGCCCCCTTGCTGTGGGGATAACCGCCTCGGGCATCCTTCTATTCTTTCTCTTTATCATCGGATTATGGATTTCATTGGAACGCCCTCCCCTCCGCACCCTTGGCGAAACCCGGCTATGGTATTCCTTTTTCTTACCGCTCGTAGGGTTAATCACTTACATTCGGTGGAATTACCGATGGATCCTCTCTTTTAGTACACTGATGGCCATTGTCTTTTGCGTGATAAACCTGCTTAAACCCGAAATTCACAACAAAACGCTGATGCCGGCCTTGCAAAGTCCCTGGTTTGCGCCGCATGTAATCGTGTACATGTTTGCCTACGCAGTACTTGGTGCAGCTTTTCTTGTAGCCCTTTACCTGCTGTGGAAACAAAAGAATAAGTCGGCCGCCAGCAAATACATGGAGCTGAGCGACAACCTGGTGTATGTAGGCATAGCCTTCCTAACGATCGGAATGCTGTTCGGCGCCATCTGGGCCAAAGAAGCCTGGGGTCATTACTGGAGCTGGGACCCAAAGGAAACCTGGGCGGCAGCCACCTGGCTGGGATACCTGCTCTACATTCATCTGCGGAAGCACCAGCCCGAAAGTCATACCGCCGCGCTGGGAATAGTTATTTTCGCCTTTGTCTTGCTTCAAATATGCTGGTTTGGAATCAATTACCTCCCCGCTGCACAAGGAAGCAGTATCCACGTATATAACATGTGA